One genomic segment of Drosophila melanogaster chromosome 3L includes these proteins:
- the CG43074 gene encoding uncharacterized protein, whose protein sequence is MVWIWSLIALGIVVGATGENGSKPNTTEPTTTAPSSRTPETTTVSPYTALDKTITDDLQNILTTYERECIGNSEFTRNLDLIRIAVKWDQGRLREKIEARRDFDVYNEQRILIERQIDERIEALNNILPTQEPNSYCSEFYLKQREALRNAKSLSNQDKSNTLIINKAICTINDNYNDYFLY, encoded by the exons ATGGTTTGGATTTGGAGCCTAATTGCACTCGGAATAGTTGTTGGCGCAACG GGGGAGAATGGGAGTAAACCGAATACCACCGAACCGACAACGACG GCGCCATCCTCACGAACTCCTGAAACAACTACTGTGAGTCCCTACACTGCACTCGATAAGACAATAACCGATGATCTTCAGAATATTCTAACCACATATGAGCGTGAATGCATTGGTAATTCTGAGTTCACACGTAATCTTGACCTCATACGCATCGCGGTAAAATGGGACCAGGGTCGTTTGAGAGAAAAGATAGAAGCACGAAGAGACTTTGATGTGTACAATGAACaacgcattttaattgaacgACAAATTGATGAGCGCATAGAGGCCCTCAATAATATCCTGCCTACCCAGGAACCGAATAGTTATTGCTCAGAATTTTACTTGAAGCAAAGAGAAGCTCTTAGGAATGCTAAATCACTTTCGAATCAAGATAAATCAAACACTTTAATAATTAACAAAGCAATTTGCACTATCAATGATAATTATAATGATTATTTTCTTTACTAA
- the CG42324 gene encoding uncharacterized protein, isoform K has translation MSTVVEQAATAGNPKAAEISTAKSAISTATAAPAIAATPLATSAPAAAEIEQLQQALIEKQTQLYALESACLRETERQVELEDSVIAWQDKYDRLYESHKRVQKVNQSLEDKMLKLVDRNAGERAQLTSDVATLSVRLAQANFNIAKLQREIERYKADISLAIQLLQCKPDSFVSQKVSSLPIDIQSKVSAYMRLETNSHSDSECSNSGVGVATTASYKVLPASDSPPPSACPFPPTAMVYSMRGIGRYAANGNTTTNPQQQSNQPTNNNTSNNKDTLNNNNVNNNSNNNCNNQTNTSISNNNHATNPDMISPTIMAKFLEDELKANEVKHCDTCQCSKQDLQVLADVSRSYSVSTQTPHQLQLQGSGLNEPLTQLCLRCHSNLNSPSRTNSPYLMKMVKSSDSVISETKSSVSDLNDMDKLFIPAKKDDLMVNPILGHHRLCERTAISGQNTEYGNGKLTTSTMMYPTTHLGAYAAEKYLLETSNLGQLRNGYQRRFLDGGGTALQLLNKYEAGAVGVVHGDLEDESSKPLLAGVSQPSLLEAEQAPPQQSVVPAKLEDVCEPQPSKPVAPVAPPGSTAPAVPSGTQLKSTNSGSVQSLWSNKTSSCEGAKMFETFNRNLIKTIKAENPKYRGPRLCAMRIQQNGQSNILLDNLESIETYTPVIYKRREKLLDEELNDGKDIITSKESNAQSVVEAWQGPAAPHENVALQPVLEPQVENAELEQVEIKPGDQAANPGVNSPKHSANSSSISDAIDYQESVLLRRQQLSRVAEWVQHNTQQLEQRNLQQAPPTSDSNSGTERQSSYSTLDRMDSISIEKLSMDSGYKTTPQQLTNGYPEKSTEDSLSPKTDITSNSLPENPSATIVPPKKTEMCTTYYRRTTRSGLPVAYTTIAGAPDDSSPPGESTSSGSEALICPEQPTCDILNYKYYPNDTDKTRSVQAELHTTTQNVDIAQMEYNVKQFLLKQNEWSMNGGASGAGPGAVLQGSGAARMLQRRILGPGVGERVRMATPGGAVATKSTGQSSNVLTPHRTETNL, from the exons ATGTCGACAGTTGTGGAACAG GCGGCCACAGCGGGCAACCCGAAAGCGGCAGAGATATCAACTGCAAAATCGGCAATATCCACGGCGACGGCAGCACCGGCTAtagctgccacgccccttgcCACATCCGCCCCCGCAGCAGCGGAAATCGAGCAGCTGCAACAGGCGTTAATCGAGAAACAAACGCAACTGTATGCCCTGGAATCGGCCTGTTTGAGGGAAACGGAACGACAAGTGGAGCTCGAGGATAGTGTGATAGCGTGGCAGGATAAGTACGATCGGCTCTACGAATCGCACAAGCGGGTTCAAAAGGTCAATCAGAGCCTGGAGGACAAGATGCTCAAGCTGGTGGATCGAAATGCCGGCGAAAGGGCACAGTTGACCAGCGATGTGGCCACTTTGAGTGTGCGACTCGCCCAGGCAAACTTCAACATCGCCAAGCTGCAGAGGGAAATC GAACGCTACAAGGCCGACATTAGCCTGGCCATCCAATTGCTGCAGTGCAAGCCGGATAGTTTTGTGTCCCAGAAAGTGTCATCG CTACCCATTGATATTCAGTCGAAGGTGTCGGCGTACATGAGACTGGAGACGAACTCCCACTCCGATTCCGAGTGCAGCAATAGTGGAGTTGGCGTGGCCACCACAGCTTCCTACAAAGTGCTTCCGGCCTCCGATTCGCCGCCCCCATCCGCCTGCCCCTTCCCGCCCACGGCCATGGTGTATTCGATGAGGGGAATCGGTAGGT ATGCCGCCAATGGGAACACGACCACAAATCCTCAACAGCAGTCGAATCAACCCACGAATAACAATACAAGCAATAACAAGGACACTCTTAACAACAATAacgttaataataatagcaataaCAATTGCAACAATCAAACTAATACGAGCATTAGCAATAATAATCATGCAACCAATCCGGATATGATATCGCCCACCATAATGGCGAAGTTTCTAGAGGACGAACTGAAGGCGAATGAGGTGAAACACTGCGATACGTGTCAGTGCAGCAAACAGGATCTGCAGGTCCTGGCGGATGTGTCTCGTTCCTATTCGGTGTCCACCCAAACGCCCCATCAGTTGCAGCTCCAAGGATCGGGATTGAACGAACCTCTGACCCAACTGTGTCTGCGATGTCATAGCAATCTTAACTCCCCGTCGCGAACCAATAGTCCATATCTGATGAAGATGGTCAAGTCCAGCGATTCCGTAATATCAGAGACCAAGAGTTCCGTTTCGGATCTGAACGACATGGACAAGCTGTTTATCCCGGCCAAAAAGGATGACCTGATGGTTAATCCCATACTGGGACATCATCGACTCTGCGAAAGAACTGCGATTTCGGGACAGAATACGGAATATGGCAATGGAAAACTGACCACCTCTACGATGATGTATCCCACCACTCATTTGGGTGCCTATGCAGCTGAAAAGTATCTCCTAGAGACGAGTAATCTGGGCCAGCTGAGGAATGGGTATCAAAGGAGGTTTCTGGACGGCGGAGGAACTGCCCTGCAACTTCTAAACAAATATGAAGCAGGTGCCGTGGGAGTAGTTCATGGAGATCTGGAGGATGAGTCGAGTAAGCCTCTGCTGGCGGGTGTCTCGCAACCTAGTCTGCTGGAAGCGGAGCAGGCTCCTCCTCAGCAATCGGTGGTTCCTGCTAAGCTGGAAGATGTCTGCGAGCCACAGCCTAGTAAACCAGTTGCTCCAGTGGCTCCTCCAGGTAGTACTGCTCCTGCAGTCCCATCGGGAACTCAGTTGAAGTCCACGAACTCCGGAAGCGTTCAGAGTCTGTGGAGCAACAAAACCAGCAGCTGCGAGGGGGCCAAAATGTTTGAGACATTCAACAGGAATCTTATTAAAACGATTAAG GCGGAGAATCCCAAGTACCGAGGCCCTCGTCTGTGCGCCATGCGAATTCAGCAAAATGGTCAGAGCAACATCCTGCTGGACAATCTGGAGTCCATAGAGACCTACACACCAGTGATCTACAAGCGGCGAGAGAAGCTACTGGACGAGGAGCTCAACGATGGCAAGGACATCATTACCAGCAAGGAGAGCAATGCCCAGTCGGTGGTTGAAGCCTGGCAAGGACCTGCAGCTCCTCACGAGAATGTTGCCCTGCAGCCAGTGCTCGAACCTCAAGTGGAAAACGCAGAACTGGAGCAAGTGGAGATCAAGCCCGGTGACCAGGCGGCAAATCCTGGTGTGAACTCCCCCAAACACTCGGCTAATTCTAGTTCCATAAGCGATGCCATCGACTACCAGGAAAGTGTCCTTCTCAGACGCCAGCAACTCAGCAGGGTGGCTGAATGGGTTCAGCATAATACCCAGCAGCTGGAGCAAAGGAACCTGCAGCAGGCTCCGCCAACCAGTGATTCCAACTCTGGAACCGAACGACAATCCTCGTACTCCACGTTAGATCGCATGGACTCCATATCCATAGAGAAACTCTCGATGGATTCCGGTTACAAGACCACACCGCAACAACTAACCAACGGCTATCCGGAGAAATCTACGGAGGATTCCCTCTCACCCAAGACAGATATCACTAGCAATTCCTTGCCAGAAAACCCATCTGCTACCATTGTGCCGCCCAAGAAAACGGAAATGTGCACCACTTACTACCGGAGAACAACCAGATCCGGACTGCCAGTGGCATATACCACGATTGCCGGTGCCCCAGACGACTCGAGCCCGCCCGGTGAGTCCACATCCTCCGGTTCTGAGGCTCTCATCTGCCCCGAACAGCCCACGTGTGATATACTCAACTACAAATACTATCCCAATGACACGGACAAAACGCGATCTGTTCAAGCGGAGCTGCACACGACCACCCAGAATGTGGACATAGCCCAGATGGAGTACAATGTGAAGCAGTTCCTGCTGAAGCAAAACGAGTGGTCCATGAATGGAGGAGCATCTGGCGCAGGTCCCGGTGCTGTGCTACAAGGATCTGGAGCAGCACGCATGCTGCAGCGCAGGATCTTGGGTCCTGGCGTGGGCGAGCGTGTCAGGATGGCCACGCCCGGCGGAGCGGTGGCCACCAAGTCCACCGGCCAGTCATCCAACGTCCTGACGCCCCACAGAACTGAAACGAATTTATAA
- the CG42324 gene encoding uncharacterized protein, isoform J — MSTVVEQAATAGNPKAAEISTAKSAISTATAAPAIAATPLATSAPAAAEIEQLQQALIEKQTQLYALESACLRETERQVELEDSVIAWQDKYDRLYESHKRVQKVNQSLEDKMLKLVDRNAGERAQLTSDVATLSVRLAQANFNIAKLQREIERYKADISLAIQLLQCKPDSFVSQKVSSLPIDIQSKVSAYMRLETNSHSDSECSNSGVGVATTASYKVLPASDSPPPSACPFPPTAMVYSMRGIDAANGNTTTNPQQQSNQPTNNNTSNNKDTLNNNNVNNNSNNNCNNQTNTSISNNNHATNPDMISPTIMAKFLEDELKANEVKHCDTCQCSKQDLQVLADVSRSYSVSTQTPHQLQLQGSGLNEPLTQLCLRCHSNLNSPSRTNSPYLMKMVKSSDSVISETKSSVSDLNDMDKLFIPAKKDDLMVNPILGHHRLCERTAISGQNTEYGNGKLTTSTMMYPTTHLGAYAAEKYLLETSNLGQLRNGYQRRFLDGGGTALQLLNKYEAGAVGVVHGDLEDESSKPLLAGVSQPSLLEAEQAPPQQSVVPAKLEDVCEPQPSKPVAPVAPPGSTAPAVPSGTQLKSTNSGSVQSLWSNKTSSCEGAKMFETFNRNLIKTIKAENPKYRGPRLCAMRIQQNGQSNILLDNLESIETYTPVIYKRREKLLDEELNDGKDIITSKESNAQSVVEAWQGPAAPHENVALQPVLEPQVENAELEQVEIKPGDQAANPGVNSPKHSANSSSISDAIDYQESVLLRRQQLSRVAEWVQHNTQQLEQRNLQQAPPTSDSNSGTERQSSYSTLDRMDSISIEKLSMDSGYKTTPQQLTNGYPEKSTEDSLSPKTDITSNSLPENPSATIVPPKKTEMCTTYYRRTTRSGLPVAYTTIAGAPDDSSPPGESTSSGSEALICPEQPTCDILNYKYYPNDTDKTRSVQAELHTTTQNVDIAQMEYNVKQFLLKQNEWSMNGGASGAGPGAVLQGSGAARMLQRRILGPGVGERVRMATPGGAVATKSTGQSSNVLTPHRTETNL, encoded by the exons ATGTCGACAGTTGTGGAACAG GCGGCCACAGCGGGCAACCCGAAAGCGGCAGAGATATCAACTGCAAAATCGGCAATATCCACGGCGACGGCAGCACCGGCTAtagctgccacgccccttgcCACATCCGCCCCCGCAGCAGCGGAAATCGAGCAGCTGCAACAGGCGTTAATCGAGAAACAAACGCAACTGTATGCCCTGGAATCGGCCTGTTTGAGGGAAACGGAACGACAAGTGGAGCTCGAGGATAGTGTGATAGCGTGGCAGGATAAGTACGATCGGCTCTACGAATCGCACAAGCGGGTTCAAAAGGTCAATCAGAGCCTGGAGGACAAGATGCTCAAGCTGGTGGATCGAAATGCCGGCGAAAGGGCACAGTTGACCAGCGATGTGGCCACTTTGAGTGTGCGACTCGCCCAGGCAAACTTCAACATCGCCAAGCTGCAGAGGGAAATC GAACGCTACAAGGCCGACATTAGCCTGGCCATCCAATTGCTGCAGTGCAAGCCGGATAGTTTTGTGTCCCAGAAAGTGTCATCG CTACCCATTGATATTCAGTCGAAGGTGTCGGCGTACATGAGACTGGAGACGAACTCCCACTCCGATTCCGAGTGCAGCAATAGTGGAGTTGGCGTGGCCACCACAGCTTCCTACAAAGTGCTTCCGGCCTCCGATTCGCCGCCCCCATCCGCCTGCCCCTTCCCGCCCACGGCCATGGTGTATTCGATGAGGGGAATCG ATGCCGCCAATGGGAACACGACCACAAATCCTCAACAGCAGTCGAATCAACCCACGAATAACAATACAAGCAATAACAAGGACACTCTTAACAACAATAacgttaataataatagcaataaCAATTGCAACAATCAAACTAATACGAGCATTAGCAATAATAATCATGCAACCAATCCGGATATGATATCGCCCACCATAATGGCGAAGTTTCTAGAGGACGAACTGAAGGCGAATGAGGTGAAACACTGCGATACGTGTCAGTGCAGCAAACAGGATCTGCAGGTCCTGGCGGATGTGTCTCGTTCCTATTCGGTGTCCACCCAAACGCCCCATCAGTTGCAGCTCCAAGGATCGGGATTGAACGAACCTCTGACCCAACTGTGTCTGCGATGTCATAGCAATCTTAACTCCCCGTCGCGAACCAATAGTCCATATCTGATGAAGATGGTCAAGTCCAGCGATTCCGTAATATCAGAGACCAAGAGTTCCGTTTCGGATCTGAACGACATGGACAAGCTGTTTATCCCGGCCAAAAAGGATGACCTGATGGTTAATCCCATACTGGGACATCATCGACTCTGCGAAAGAACTGCGATTTCGGGACAGAATACGGAATATGGCAATGGAAAACTGACCACCTCTACGATGATGTATCCCACCACTCATTTGGGTGCCTATGCAGCTGAAAAGTATCTCCTAGAGACGAGTAATCTGGGCCAGCTGAGGAATGGGTATCAAAGGAGGTTTCTGGACGGCGGAGGAACTGCCCTGCAACTTCTAAACAAATATGAAGCAGGTGCCGTGGGAGTAGTTCATGGAGATCTGGAGGATGAGTCGAGTAAGCCTCTGCTGGCGGGTGTCTCGCAACCTAGTCTGCTGGAAGCGGAGCAGGCTCCTCCTCAGCAATCGGTGGTTCCTGCTAAGCTGGAAGATGTCTGCGAGCCACAGCCTAGTAAACCAGTTGCTCCAGTGGCTCCTCCAGGTAGTACTGCTCCTGCAGTCCCATCGGGAACTCAGTTGAAGTCCACGAACTCCGGAAGCGTTCAGAGTCTGTGGAGCAACAAAACCAGCAGCTGCGAGGGGGCCAAAATGTTTGAGACATTCAACAGGAATCTTATTAAAACGATTAAG GCGGAGAATCCCAAGTACCGAGGCCCTCGTCTGTGCGCCATGCGAATTCAGCAAAATGGTCAGAGCAACATCCTGCTGGACAATCTGGAGTCCATAGAGACCTACACACCAGTGATCTACAAGCGGCGAGAGAAGCTACTGGACGAGGAGCTCAACGATGGCAAGGACATCATTACCAGCAAGGAGAGCAATGCCCAGTCGGTGGTTGAAGCCTGGCAAGGACCTGCAGCTCCTCACGAGAATGTTGCCCTGCAGCCAGTGCTCGAACCTCAAGTGGAAAACGCAGAACTGGAGCAAGTGGAGATCAAGCCCGGTGACCAGGCGGCAAATCCTGGTGTGAACTCCCCCAAACACTCGGCTAATTCTAGTTCCATAAGCGATGCCATCGACTACCAGGAAAGTGTCCTTCTCAGACGCCAGCAACTCAGCAGGGTGGCTGAATGGGTTCAGCATAATACCCAGCAGCTGGAGCAAAGGAACCTGCAGCAGGCTCCGCCAACCAGTGATTCCAACTCTGGAACCGAACGACAATCCTCGTACTCCACGTTAGATCGCATGGACTCCATATCCATAGAGAAACTCTCGATGGATTCCGGTTACAAGACCACACCGCAACAACTAACCAACGGCTATCCGGAGAAATCTACGGAGGATTCCCTCTCACCCAAGACAGATATCACTAGCAATTCCTTGCCAGAAAACCCATCTGCTACCATTGTGCCGCCCAAGAAAACGGAAATGTGCACCACTTACTACCGGAGAACAACCAGATCCGGACTGCCAGTGGCATATACCACGATTGCCGGTGCCCCAGACGACTCGAGCCCGCCCGGTGAGTCCACATCCTCCGGTTCTGAGGCTCTCATCTGCCCCGAACAGCCCACGTGTGATATACTCAACTACAAATACTATCCCAATGACACGGACAAAACGCGATCTGTTCAAGCGGAGCTGCACACGACCACCCAGAATGTGGACATAGCCCAGATGGAGTACAATGTGAAGCAGTTCCTGCTGAAGCAAAACGAGTGGTCCATGAATGGAGGAGCATCTGGCGCAGGTCCCGGTGCTGTGCTACAAGGATCTGGAGCAGCACGCATGCTGCAGCGCAGGATCTTGGGTCCTGGCGTGGGCGAGCGTGTCAGGATGGCCACGCCCGGCGGAGCGGTGGCCACCAAGTCCACCGGCCAGTCATCCAACGTCCTGACGCCCCACAGAACTGAAACGAATTTATAA
- the CG42324 gene encoding uncharacterized protein, isoform F, with translation MSTVVEQAATAGNPKAAEISTAKSAISTATAAPAIAATPLATSAPAAAEIEQLQQALIEKQTQLYALESACLRETERQVELEDSVIAWQDKYDRLYESHKRVQKVNQSLEDKMLKLVDRNAGERAQLTSDVATLSVRLAQANFNIAKLQREIERYKADISLAIQLLQCKPDSFVSQKVSSLPIDIQSKVSAYMRLETNSHSDSECSNSGVGVATTASYKVLPASDSPPPSACPFPPTAMVYSMRGIGRC, from the exons ATGTCGACAGTTGTGGAACAG GCGGCCACAGCGGGCAACCCGAAAGCGGCAGAGATATCAACTGCAAAATCGGCAATATCCACGGCGACGGCAGCACCGGCTAtagctgccacgccccttgcCACATCCGCCCCCGCAGCAGCGGAAATCGAGCAGCTGCAACAGGCGTTAATCGAGAAACAAACGCAACTGTATGCCCTGGAATCGGCCTGTTTGAGGGAAACGGAACGACAAGTGGAGCTCGAGGATAGTGTGATAGCGTGGCAGGATAAGTACGATCGGCTCTACGAATCGCACAAGCGGGTTCAAAAGGTCAATCAGAGCCTGGAGGACAAGATGCTCAAGCTGGTGGATCGAAATGCCGGCGAAAGGGCACAGTTGACCAGCGATGTGGCCACTTTGAGTGTGCGACTCGCCCAGGCAAACTTCAACATCGCCAAGCTGCAGAGGGAAATC GAACGCTACAAGGCCGACATTAGCCTGGCCATCCAATTGCTGCAGTGCAAGCCGGATAGTTTTGTGTCCCAGAAAGTGTCATCG CTACCCATTGATATTCAGTCGAAGGTGTCGGCGTACATGAGACTGGAGACGAACTCCCACTCCGATTCCGAGTGCAGCAATAGTGGAGTTGGCGTGGCCACCACAGCTTCCTACAAAGTGCTTCCGGCCTCCGATTCGCCGCCCCCATCCGCCTGCCCCTTCCCGCCCACGGCCATGGTGTATTCGATGAGGGGAATCGGTAGGTGTTAG